A window from Pokkaliibacter sp. MBI-7 encodes these proteins:
- a CDS encoding FtsX-like permease family protein: MSSLEQSYNNSVSRLALTSARKPSWRASWRYALLGWRDNELRLLVLAIWLACAATTLLGFFADRLERGLQAQSQRYLGAPLVIRSSREAPEAWWQQAQRLGIKPPLTVAEFVSMASSAQGFQLAGVKAVPAGYPLTGTIRVQQADGQVQELSQGPLPGEAWLAPRLMSMLAVKMGDQVQLGYADLKVTGVVLQEPDPSTDFLSLNPRLLVNSADLARSQVIQPGSRIRYRYLLDGPAPAIQAFTRWVAPQLAPAARILDTDSDSPRLASALQRVNQYLALGSILSVLLAAVTLALAARHYSLRHQDEVALWRCLGLSRRQLGQMLLLRLGLLSLVAVGLGVLTGALAQQGLVQLFRDWLPDPLPELSWLPACNGVLTAVLLLVALVLPDWWLLLRTSPLRALKHESRGATVATRLWLAGALLALLFWLWWQSRQPVLTFSVGGGLLLLLGVLFYSSRWLLARLLRRLGQLDNARLNWQALQVTAFALVSMAIGLVMLLRLDLLNSWREQLPEKAPNYFAINLQPDQQADFLHFLQQQGWQSNPLYPMLRGRLIERNGQPLKAEEDDGRDEDNRERNGNRAPGRELNLTWAAEPGRDNRIVQGSWWNAGEQQRLISIEEGFARRYGLELGDQLTFDIAGEPVTAKVSSVRSVDWNSFNPNFFVIFTPGSLTDFPVSLMTSFYVPPDHGTEITALSKTWPNITLIGVEALLGQLRDILTQLTEAVQYLFIFVLLAAWLVLVAVIQISLPERRREAALLHTLGVARQRLRQRQRQELLLLGAVAGALGAIGCTVLGWVVFTRVLELPFAGPWWLLGWPPLFAVVVALPGLWMLRQIGREPPLQALRRLL, from the coding sequence GTGTCCAGTCTTGAGCAGTCATACAATAATTCGGTCAGCAGGTTGGCACTGACCTCCGCTCGGAAGCCCTCATGGCGTGCCAGCTGGCGTTATGCCCTGCTTGGCTGGCGTGACAATGAACTGCGCCTGCTGGTGCTGGCTATCTGGTTAGCTTGTGCTGCGACGACATTGCTGGGCTTTTTTGCGGATCGGCTGGAACGCGGGTTACAGGCGCAGTCGCAGCGTTATCTGGGCGCACCGCTGGTGATTCGCAGCAGCCGGGAGGCGCCTGAGGCGTGGTGGCAGCAGGCTCAGCGGCTGGGCATCAAACCACCTCTGACGGTGGCCGAGTTTGTCAGCATGGCCAGCAGTGCTCAGGGCTTTCAGCTGGCCGGCGTCAAGGCAGTACCTGCGGGGTATCCGTTAACGGGCACAATCCGTGTGCAACAGGCGGATGGTCAGGTACAGGAGCTGAGTCAGGGCCCATTGCCGGGCGAGGCCTGGCTGGCACCTCGTCTGATGAGCATGCTTGCCGTGAAAATGGGCGATCAGGTACAGCTGGGCTATGCCGATCTGAAAGTAACCGGCGTGGTGTTGCAGGAGCCAGACCCCTCTACTGACTTCCTCAGTCTCAACCCGCGCCTGCTGGTAAATAGCGCAGATCTGGCCAGATCACAGGTCATCCAGCCCGGCAGCCGTATTCGCTATCGTTATCTGCTGGACGGGCCTGCACCGGCCATACAGGCCTTTACTCGCTGGGTTGCTCCCCAGCTGGCCCCTGCGGCCCGCATCCTTGATACCGACAGTGACAGTCCGCGGCTGGCCAGTGCGCTGCAGCGAGTCAATCAGTACCTGGCGTTAGGCAGCATCCTTTCTGTCCTGCTGGCGGCAGTGACGCTGGCACTGGCTGCGCGACACTACAGTCTGCGACATCAGGACGAGGTGGCACTGTGGCGTTGTCTGGGGTTGTCACGCCGCCAGTTGGGGCAGATGCTACTGTTGCGGCTGGGGTTGCTCAGTCTGGTGGCTGTGGGGCTGGGCGTCCTCACCGGGGCGCTGGCACAGCAAGGGCTGGTGCAGTTGTTTCGCGACTGGTTGCCTGACCCTCTGCCCGAGCTGAGCTGGCTTCCTGCTTGTAATGGTGTGCTGACAGCGGTGTTGCTGCTGGTGGCTCTGGTCTTGCCAGACTGGTGGTTACTGCTGCGCACCAGTCCGCTGCGTGCACTCAAGCATGAAAGCCGTGGAGCTACGGTAGCGACACGTCTCTGGCTGGCAGGAGCGCTACTGGCCCTGCTGTTCTGGCTGTGGTGGCAAAGTCGGCAGCCGGTACTGACATTCAGTGTGGGTGGCGGTCTGCTGCTGTTACTGGGCGTACTGTTTTACAGCAGTCGCTGGTTACTTGCACGGCTGCTGCGCCGTCTGGGGCAGCTGGATAATGCCCGTCTGAACTGGCAGGCACTGCAGGTGACCGCTTTCGCGCTGGTCAGTATGGCGATTGGCCTGGTGATGCTGTTACGGCTTGACCTGTTGAACAGCTGGCGAGAGCAGCTGCCTGAGAAAGCGCCCAACTACTTCGCCATCAACCTTCAGCCTGATCAGCAGGCCGATTTTCTGCACTTTCTGCAGCAGCAGGGCTGGCAGAGCAATCCACTGTATCCGATGCTGCGCGGACGTCTGATTGAGCGTAATGGCCAGCCGCTGAAAGCTGAGGAAGACGATGGTCGTGATGAAGATAATCGGGAGCGTAATGGTAACCGGGCGCCTGGACGCGAGCTGAATCTGACCTGGGCGGCAGAGCCTGGGCGTGACAACAGGATAGTCCAGGGCAGCTGGTGGAATGCTGGTGAGCAGCAGCGGCTGATTTCCATTGAAGAAGGCTTTGCCAGGCGTTATGGGCTTGAACTGGGTGATCAACTGACCTTCGATATTGCCGGTGAACCTGTGACCGCTAAGGTGAGCAGCGTGCGTAGTGTTGACTGGAACTCCTTCAATCCCAACTTCTTCGTGATCTTCACACCCGGTAGTCTGACTGATTTTCCGGTGTCACTGATGACCAGCTTCTATGTACCGCCTGACCATGGCACCGAGATTACAGCGTTAAGTAAAACCTGGCCGAACATAACCCTGATTGGGGTGGAAGCATTACTGGGACAGTTACGTGACATCCTTACTCAGCTGACGGAAGCCGTGCAGTATCTGTTTATCTTTGTCTTGCTGGCCGCATGGCTGGTGCTGGTGGCCGTCATTCAGATTAGCTTGCCGGAGCGGCGGCGTGAGGCTGCATTGCTGCATACGCTGGGGGTTGCCAGACAACGCTTACGCCAGCGTCAGCGGCAGGAGCTGTTATTACTGGGGGCCGTTGCTGGTGCCTTGGGGGCCATTGGCTGCACGGTGCTGGGCTGGGTGGTGTTTACCCGCGTGCTGGAGCTACCGTTCGCCGGGCCCTGGTGGCTGCTTGGCTGGCCGCCTTTGTTCGCCGTTGTGGTGGCCCTGCCGGGGCTATGGATGTTGCGGCAAATCGGCCGTGAGCCACCGTTGCAGGCGTTACGCAGATTACTGTAG